One Glycine soja cultivar W05 chromosome 2, ASM419377v2, whole genome shotgun sequence genomic region harbors:
- the LOC114375447 gene encoding uncharacterized protein LOC114375447, producing the protein MKKLTRKVEGITKWEKRNSTRNEFSVITVRKWEHFADECRNKRVPRNADEAQLTQDEDSDSDKVLLMATTNSEEDNVNLWYLDTGCSNHMIGHREWFVNIDDKVKSKIKFADNSSVIAEGIRKVMIQRKDGQHSFINDVLYVPNMKNNLLSLGQLLEKGYSMQMKYSQMKMFDSNRRLILKSPLSRNRTFKIGIQIAEF; encoded by the coding sequence atgaagaaactgaCAAGAAAAGTGGAGGGAATCACAAAGTGGGAAAAaagaaattcaacaagaaatgaattcaGTGTTATAACTGTCAGAAAATGGGAACATTTTGCAGATGAATGCAGAAATAAAAGGGTTCCAAGAAATGCAGATGAGGCTCAATTGACACAAGATGAGGATTCTGACTCTGATAAAGTGTTACTAATGGCAACAACAAACTCAGAAGAAGACAATGTTAATTTGTGGTATCTTGACACAGGCTGTTCCAATCACATGATTGGACATAGAGAGTGGTTTGTAAACATTGATGATAAGGTGAAGAGCAAGATCAAGTTTGCAGATAATAGCTCTGTAATTGCAGAAGGCATTAGAAAGGTGATGATTCAGAGGAAGGATGGACAACACTCATTTATCAATGATGTTCTATATGTTCCCAATATGAAGAATAATTTGTTGAGTTTGGGACAGTTGCTAGAAAAGGGCTACTCAATGCAGATGAAGTACAGTCAAATGAAGATGTTTGATAGCAATAGGAGGTTGATTCTAAAGTCCCCTTTGTCAAGAAATAGAACATTCAAGATTGGAATTCAGATTGCAGAATTTTGA